In a single window of the Serratia quinivorans genome:
- the devR gene encoding Transcriptional regulatory protein devR (dosR) — MLGLICEGLPDKKIATRLNLAPNTVRNHVAMVYSKLDVHSRSEAIVWARERGLFAGERQSKKG; from the coding sequence GTGTTGGGGTTAATCTGCGAGGGCCTTCCAGACAAGAAAATCGCCACGCGACTCAATCTTGCCCCCAATACCGTGCGCAATCATGTGGCGATGGTTTACTCCAAACTCGACGTACACAGCCGCAGCGAAGCCATTGTCTGGGCCAGAGAGCGGGGGTTGTTTGCCGGCGAGCGGCAGTCTAAAAAAGGATGA
- the yfeX_2 gene encoding Probable deferrochelatase/peroxidase YfeX encodes MSQESSSPLSLAQRALETEPQYIDAPMTAAAAFLILKIKDDSASLATARAVIASTEDLIKNVQIRSIDVSFTCNVGISHRVWESLSGKPAPKELTPFKEIKGAKHTAVATSGDLLYHVRAGATDLIIEFEKILLEAFGDSITVVDEVAGFRYFDGRDLLEFVDGTANPVGLALPQATIVGDEDPDYAGGSYVVIQKYLHNMAAWRAQKVETQEAIIGRTKFDNVELPDATEGQKSHKTLCTIEDEQGEHDILRDNMPFASPGRGEYGTYFIGYSRHLWVIEKMLERMFIGNPAPLHDRILDFSTAVAGVNFFVPARKFLSDLAD; translated from the coding sequence GTGAGCCAAGAATCATCTTCACCACTGTCGTTGGCGCAACGCGCGCTGGAGACCGAACCCCAATACATTGATGCACCCATGACGGCCGCAGCCGCCTTTCTTATCCTCAAGATCAAAGACGATAGTGCATCACTCGCCACCGCCCGAGCCGTGATCGCCAGTACCGAAGATCTGATTAAAAATGTCCAGATACGATCCATCGATGTCAGCTTCACCTGCAACGTCGGTATTTCGCATCGTGTCTGGGAGAGCCTTAGCGGAAAACCCGCGCCCAAGGAGCTGACGCCGTTTAAGGAAATAAAAGGCGCCAAGCATACGGCCGTGGCCACCTCCGGCGATTTGCTGTACCACGTGCGCGCAGGTGCGACAGATTTAATCATTGAGTTCGAGAAAATCCTGCTGGAAGCCTTTGGCGATTCGATCACTGTTGTCGATGAAGTTGCGGGATTCCGTTATTTCGACGGGCGCGACCTGTTGGAGTTTGTCGATGGTACCGCGAACCCGGTGGGTCTGGCTTTGCCACAGGCGACAATCGTTGGTGATGAGGATCCTGACTATGCGGGTGGCAGCTATGTGGTGATACAAAAATACTTGCACAATATGGCCGCCTGGCGTGCACAGAAGGTGGAAACTCAGGAAGCCATTATCGGGCGCACCAAGTTTGATAACGTCGAGTTACCGGATGCGACAGAGGGACAAAAATCACATAAGACTCTGTGTACTATTGAGGACGAGCAGGGTGAACACGACATTTTGCGCGATAATATGCCCTTTGCCTCACCGGGGCGTGGTGAATACGGCACCTATTTTATCGGCTATTCACGCCATCTCTGGGTGATTGAGAAGATGCTTGAGCGTATGTTCATTGGCAATCCAGCCCCTCTGCACGACCGGATCCTTGATTTCTCCACGGCCGTTGCCGGCGTTAACTTCTTTGTCCCTGCACGGAAGTTCTTGAGCGATCTGGCTGATTGA
- the hypD gene encoding Hydrogenase isoenzymes formation protein hypD has translation MHYVDEFRDPKRVKTLLQHIRQRAAQLPFSAERPLQIMEVCGGHTHAIFRFGLDKLLPPQIEFIHGPGCPVCVLPMGRIDACCEIAAHPEVIFCTFGDALRVPGKQGSLLQARERGADVRVVYSPLDALMLARQHPQRQVVFFALGFETTMPVTAITLQQARLEGLNNFSVFCQHISLIPTLRSLLQQPDVRIDGFLAPGHVSMVIGTAPYHFISRQYHKPLVVTGFEPLDILQGVMMLVEQFVGQQSQTENQYRRVVPEQGNLLAQQAMSEVFVLGGGSEWRGLGTIADSGIALTPAYSTFDAERRFRPQHRQVADDPRARCGEVLTGRCKPRDCPLFGGGCTPQNAFGALMVSSEGACAAWYQYRRETEETPA, from the coding sequence ATGCATTACGTTGATGAGTTCCGCGATCCGAAGCGGGTAAAAACCCTGTTGCAGCATATTCGGCAGCGAGCCGCACAGTTGCCGTTTAGCGCTGAGCGGCCGTTGCAAATTATGGAAGTGTGCGGTGGTCATACCCATGCCATTTTCCGCTTTGGCCTGGATAAACTACTGCCGCCGCAGATTGAGTTCATTCATGGACCGGGCTGCCCGGTTTGTGTGTTGCCCATGGGGCGTATAGATGCCTGCTGTGAAATCGCCGCTCACCCGGAGGTGATTTTTTGCACCTTCGGCGACGCGTTGCGGGTTCCGGGCAAACAGGGCTCTTTACTGCAGGCCCGCGAGCGCGGCGCCGATGTGCGGGTGGTTTACTCGCCGTTGGATGCTCTGATGCTGGCGCGGCAACACCCGCAGCGGCAGGTGGTGTTCTTTGCCCTGGGGTTTGAAACCACCATGCCGGTCACGGCGATCACCCTGCAGCAGGCCCGGCTGGAAGGGTTGAATAACTTCAGCGTGTTTTGCCAGCACATCAGCCTGATCCCCACCTTGCGCAGCCTGTTGCAACAGCCGGATGTCCGCATCGACGGCTTTCTGGCACCCGGCCACGTCAGTATGGTGATTGGTACCGCGCCGTATCACTTTATCAGTCGGCAATACCATAAACCGCTGGTGGTGACCGGCTTTGAACCGCTGGATATCCTGCAAGGGGTGATGATGCTGGTTGAGCAGTTTGTGGGGCAGCAGAGCCAAACCGAAAACCAATATCGCCGGGTGGTACCTGAACAGGGCAATCTGCTGGCACAGCAGGCAATGAGCGAAGTCTTTGTGTTGGGCGGCGGCAGCGAATGGCGCGGCCTTGGCACCATTGCTGATTCGGGCATTGCCTTAACCCCGGCCTATAGCACCTTTGATGCGGAACGACGTTTCCGTCCGCAACACCGGCAGGTGGCTGACGATCCTCGTGCCCGCTGTGGAGAGGTGCTGACCGGGCGTTGCAAACCGCGTGACTGCCCGCTGTTTGGTGGTGGCTGTACGCCGCAAAATGCTTTTGGCGCGTTGATGGTGTCTTCGGAAGGTGCCTGCGCCGCCTGGTACCAATACCGTCGTGAAACAGAGGAAACCCCGGCATGA
- a CDS encoding Signal transduction histidine kinase involved in nitrogen fixation and metabolism regulation has translation MSQSVLASETNRSQLQQIISGLTEGVILTEVDRTILWANEAALSMHGLTKLSELGANAQEYEERFALRYRNNHPLSSEQYPLNRVAAGEEFNDVLVEVRPVGEPDFLWVHRLRSLTITDAKGQPELLVLILSDATEWASAEERFEKTFNANPAPAVICSLSDLRYIKVNQGFLDMTGYSRDQVMGNSVYALDVLEQAEHKDLAVQRLSEGATIPQMQAELKLPAGGTKLVIVAGQPLDINEVDCMLFTFTDLEPRRKAESALRESEERFAKSFRLSPVPTLVCTADKQQVLDINEAFMKTTGYLAEELIGKRVEDINVIDGQGECRRLFSLLGKTGNVESQDLKLRKKGNEVLDCVVSADAVSIHDVPCYLLVMMDITERKRSELELVSAIEEVMQDASWFSQTLLEKLANVKSINKPNLSGFSFTDLTAP, from the coding sequence ATGAGCCAGTCCGTTCTTGCCAGCGAAACCAACCGTAGCCAACTACAACAGATCATCTCGGGACTGACCGAAGGGGTGATCCTGACTGAAGTCGACCGGACCATTCTGTGGGCCAATGAGGCCGCACTGAGCATGCATGGGTTGACCAAGCTGAGTGAGTTGGGTGCCAATGCCCAGGAGTATGAAGAGCGTTTTGCCTTGCGTTATCGCAACAATCATCCTTTGAGTTCAGAGCAATATCCGCTTAACCGGGTGGCTGCTGGCGAGGAGTTCAACGACGTGCTGGTCGAGGTACGGCCCGTTGGCGAGCCGGATTTTCTCTGGGTTCACCGTTTACGCAGCCTGACGATCACTGACGCCAAAGGGCAGCCCGAGCTGCTGGTATTGATCCTGAGTGACGCCACTGAGTGGGCCAGCGCCGAAGAGCGCTTTGAAAAAACCTTTAATGCCAATCCGGCGCCTGCGGTGATCTGTAGCCTGAGCGACCTGCGTTACATCAAGGTTAACCAGGGGTTCCTCGATATGACCGGCTATAGCCGCGATCAGGTTATGGGTAACTCGGTCTACGCGCTGGATGTGCTGGAGCAAGCGGAACATAAGGATCTGGCGGTGCAGCGCTTGAGCGAAGGGGCAACCATTCCACAGATGCAGGCGGAGTTAAAACTGCCGGCCGGAGGAACCAAACTGGTGATCGTCGCCGGTCAGCCGCTGGATATTAATGAAGTCGATTGCATGCTGTTCACCTTCACTGACCTTGAGCCCCGCCGTAAGGCCGAGTCGGCGCTGCGCGAGAGTGAAGAGCGGTTCGCCAAGTCCTTTCGTTTGAGCCCGGTTCCCACGCTGGTGTGCACTGCGGACAAGCAGCAGGTGCTGGATATTAACGAAGCCTTTATGAAGACCACCGGTTACCTCGCTGAGGAGCTGATTGGCAAGAGGGTCGAGGATATCAATGTCATCGATGGGCAGGGGGAATGTCGGCGCTTGTTTAGCTTACTGGGAAAAACCGGCAACGTAGAAAGCCAGGACCTTAAACTCCGCAAGAAGGGCAACGAAGTGCTCGACTGCGTGGTATCTGCTGATGCCGTGAGTATTCATGACGTCCCCTGTTACCTGTTGGTCATGATGGACATTACCGAGCGCAAACGTTCGGAACTGGAGTTGGTTTCCGCCATCGAGGAAGTGATGCAGGACGCTTCCTGGTTCAGTCAGACGCTGCTCGAGAAACTGGCCAATGTGAAAAGTATCAATAAGCCCAATCTGTCCGGATTTTCCTTCACCGATCTTACCGCCCCGTGA
- a CDS encoding mutator mutT protein, whose product MLFKFTHSSGALAGQSYWATPGGGVEQGESYKQAAVRELQEETGIVCNEVGQCVAQRNFEMMLTNGEMVEAQEKFYVVRVRHREINTDRWSGEEKRVISEHHWWSIEELRTTDEIVYPQNIAEILESI is encoded by the coding sequence TTGTTGTTTAAATTCACGCACAGCTCTGGCGCGTTGGCGGGACAATCATATTGGGCAACACCAGGCGGCGGTGTTGAACAAGGTGAGTCCTATAAACAAGCGGCTGTTAGAGAGCTACAGGAAGAAACGGGCATTGTGTGCAATGAAGTTGGCCAGTGTGTGGCGCAAAGAAACTTTGAGATGATGTTGACGAATGGCGAGATGGTTGAAGCGCAGGAAAAGTTTTACGTTGTGCGAGTGAGACATCGCGAGATCAACACTGACCGTTGGAGCGGTGAGGAAAAGCGTGTCATCAGCGAGCATCACTGGTGGAGTATCGAAGAGTTAAGAACAACGGATGAGATTGTCTATCCACAAAACATAGCTGAGATACTCGAGTCGATTTAG
- a CDS encoding FAD dependent oxidoreductase translates to MPILASPAILLRFGTEKHLINTLISGHDVEARHARNGDILAAEDFPLSGNTDNVAAETLAAMKSGLNGAASLHLLSQSVGQRPVPEDGCPVIGFVGERPGVYVAVMHPAVTCAATLGRIVSEELISGNNPEIPAIYRPARIISAPKQP, encoded by the coding sequence TTGCCGATCCTGGCGTCACCGGCAATTCTGTTACGGTTCGGCACCGAAAAGCATTTAATTAACACCCTGATTTCTGGTCATGATGTAGAAGCCCGGCATGCCCGTAACGGTGATATTTTGGCTGCGGAAGACTTTCCGCTATCGGGCAATACCGATAATGTCGCCGCTGAGACCCTGGCAGCGATGAAATCAGGATTGAACGGCGCAGCTTCGCTGCACTTACTGAGCCAATCGGTGGGACAGCGCCCAGTGCCGGAAGATGGATGTCCGGTCATCGGATTTGTCGGCGAGAGGCCTGGAGTTTATGTTGCCGTCATGCATCCGGCGGTTACCTGTGCGGCTACCCTGGGCAGAATAGTCAGTGAAGAACTGATCAGCGGTAATAACCCGGAAATACCTGCAATTTATCGTCCTGCCCGCATCATTTCTGCCCCAAAACAACCTTAA
- a CDS encoding Domain of uncharacterised function (DUF336): MKIPFKLFTFFVASIISLNCGLAMAQSNVERKETMKDSPLNQLSITSQTAKKMALAAEDAARKENFSIVVSIVDTNGNLKYFNRMDETSVGSIEVSQLKALTSAKFPVSSKVLAERSAKLPGNPYSSIPGMLLLEGGLPIFNKAGKHIGGIGISGATPELDAKFAQAGVDSFAE, translated from the coding sequence ATGAAAATTCCATTTAAACTTTTTACCTTTTTTGTAGCCAGCATTATCTCATTGAACTGTGGACTAGCAATGGCTCAAAGTAACGTTGAACGTAAGGAAACAATGAAAGATAGCCCATTGAATCAATTATCCATTACTTCGCAAACAGCGAAAAAGATGGCCTTGGCTGCTGAAGATGCAGCACGAAAGGAAAATTTTTCGATAGTTGTAAGTATTGTGGATACTAATGGAAATCTCAAATATTTCAATAGAATGGATGAGACCAGCGTTGGCAGTATTGAAGTCTCACAACTGAAAGCTTTAACCTCTGCTAAATTCCCAGTTTCTTCTAAGGTGCTTGCTGAGCGAAGCGCTAAACTACCTGGAAATCCCTACTCATCCATTCCTGGAATGTTATTATTAGAAGGTGGTTTGCCTATATTCAACAAGGCGGGAAAACATATTGGGGGCATAGGCATCAGTGGCGCTACTCCTGAATTGGACGCCAAGTTTGCTCAGGCCGGCGTTGATAGCTTCGCTGAATAA
- the hypB gene encoding Hydrogenase isoenzymes nickel incorporation protein hypB — protein sequence MCSTCGCAQGELTIEGDVKVPFRPQRNVQGDLHYGLGLAGTHAPGISQRRMLEIETRVLDKNDRLAEGNRQYFAAQHILALNLVSSPGSGKTTLLTETLLRLRGQHPCAVVEGDQQTTNDAERIRATGVPAIQVNTGKGCHLDAQMVNEAARRLELKPHSLLFIENVGNLVCPASFDLGERHKVAVLSVTEGEDKPLKYPHMFAAARVMLLNKIDLLPYLNFDLAACIDNARKVNPTIEVITLSATSGEGMDQWLAWLETQLCA from the coding sequence ATGTGCAGTACCTGCGGTTGTGCCCAGGGTGAATTAACCATTGAAGGGGATGTGAAGGTGCCATTCCGTCCGCAACGCAATGTACAGGGCGATCTGCATTACGGTTTGGGGCTGGCAGGCACCCATGCACCGGGTATCAGCCAGCGCCGGATGCTGGAAATTGAAACCCGGGTGCTGGATAAGAACGATCGTCTGGCGGAGGGTAATCGCCAGTATTTCGCCGCCCAACATATTCTGGCGCTGAATCTGGTTTCCAGCCCCGGCTCCGGCAAAACCACGCTGCTGACAGAAACGCTGCTGCGGCTGCGTGGTCAGCACCCGTGCGCGGTGGTGGAAGGCGATCAGCAAACCACCAATGACGCGGAACGTATCCGCGCCACCGGTGTACCGGCGATTCAGGTCAATACCGGTAAAGGCTGCCATCTGGATGCGCAAATGGTTAACGAGGCCGCCCGGCGTCTGGAACTCAAACCCCACAGCCTGTTGTTTATCGAGAACGTCGGCAATCTGGTTTGCCCGGCCAGCTTTGATCTCGGGGAGCGCCACAAGGTAGCGGTGCTGTCGGTTACCGAAGGGGAAGACAAACCGCTTAAGTACCCACATATGTTTGCCGCTGCACGGGTGATGCTGCTGAACAAGATCGATCTGCTGCCGTATTTGAACTTCGACCTGGCAGCCTGTATCGACAATGCCCGCAAGGTGAACCCGACGATTGAGGTGATTACCCTCTCGGCGACCAGCGGTGAAGGCATGGATCAGTGGCTGGCCTGGCTGGAGACACAGTTATGTGCATAG
- the hypC gene encoding Hydrogenase isoenzymes formation protein hypC — MCIGVPGQIVALDEKQPQHAWAEVCGVQREVNIALVRQEGEPREAMIGCWVLIHVGFAMSRLDRQEAEEMLSALQAMGEVEQDVALFLAGEGNHALR; from the coding sequence ATGTGCATAGGCGTTCCAGGGCAGATCGTGGCGCTGGATGAAAAGCAGCCTCAGCATGCCTGGGCCGAAGTCTGTGGCGTGCAGCGCGAAGTGAATATTGCACTGGTGCGCCAGGAGGGTGAGCCCAGGGAAGCGATGATCGGCTGCTGGGTGCTGATCCACGTCGGCTTCGCCATGAGTCGGCTCGACAGGCAAGAGGCCGAGGAGATGCTTTCGGCACTGCAGGCGATGGGGGAAGTGGAGCAGGACGTGGCGCTGTTTTTGGCGGGGGAAGGCAACCATGCATTACGTTGA
- the glpA_2 gene encoding Anaerobic glycerol-3-phosphate dehydrogenase subunit A: MCTTEKHMIVIGAGIMGASIAYHLASRGIKVTVIDKDQPSSGATGSSFGWIHTTVSDDAPDAYLRRASVADWQRLEKEIPELWVNWTGALSYDDESLESQPNENLLQQPEISRLEPAFNNPPRRAYYAVYDGAVDPIDATHALLEKACSLGATLKIQTPVIGFLQNGNHVTGIQTPEGVLIRMRLSWPAEQV; encoded by the coding sequence ATGTGTACCACAGAGAAACATATGATTGTTATCGGCGCGGGAATTATGGGGGCATCAATAGCCTATCATTTGGCAAGCCGCGGGATAAAAGTGACGGTCATTGATAAAGACCAACCTTCTTCTGGCGCTACCGGCAGCTCTTTTGGCTGGATCCACACGACAGTAAGTGATGATGCACCTGATGCTTATCTTCGCCGCGCCTCGGTGGCCGATTGGCAGCGACTGGAAAAAGAAATCCCGGAGCTTTGGGTGAATTGGACTGGCGCACTAAGTTATGACGATGAATCGCTGGAAAGTCAGCCCAATGAAAACCTGCTTCAACAACCCGAGATATCCAGGCTTGAACCCGCGTTTAACAACCCGCCACGGCGTGCATATTATGCGGTTTATGATGGTGCTGTCGACCCCATCGATGCCACGCACGCCCTGCTGGAAAAGGCTTGTAGCTTGGGCGCTACGCTGAAAATTCAAACGCCGGTCATCGGTTTTCTCCAAAATGGCAACCATGTTACCGGCATCCAAACCCCGGAGGGCGTATTAATTCGGATGCGGTTATCCTGGCCTGCGGAACAGGTATAA
- the hypE gene encoding Hydrogenase isoenzymes formation protein hypE — translation MNNVITMAHGSGGSAMQQLLDEIFLPAFANPLLDQREDQARLDLAELTQQGDRLAFTTDSYVIDPIFFPGGDIGKLAVCGTANDLAVSGAFPRYLSCGFILEEGLPLVDLQRLVASMAATAQQAGIRIVTGDTKVVQRGAADKVFINTAGIGVIPPGLDWAAQNIRAGDAVIVSGTLGDHGATILNLREKLGMSLDVVSDCAVLSPLIAPLRGINGVRAMRDATRGGVNAILHEFARAAGVGIEVEENLLPIAPAVRGICELLGLDAINFANEGKLVVVAAPEAEQAVLAALQAHPLGKAAALIGRVTAGRQVRLQGAYGISRLLDLPHAEPLPRIC, via the coding sequence ATGAATAACGTGATTACTATGGCGCACGGCAGCGGCGGCAGCGCGATGCAGCAACTGCTGGATGAGATTTTCTTGCCGGCCTTTGCCAATCCGCTGCTGGATCAACGTGAAGATCAGGCCCGGTTGGATTTGGCCGAGTTAACCCAGCAGGGCGATCGGCTGGCGTTTACTACCGACAGCTACGTGATTGACCCGATTTTCTTCCCGGGCGGTGATATTGGCAAACTGGCGGTCTGCGGGACGGCTAACGATCTGGCGGTCAGCGGCGCGTTTCCGCGCTATCTTTCCTGCGGTTTTATCCTCGAAGAAGGTTTGCCGTTGGTTGATTTACAACGGCTGGTGGCTTCGATGGCGGCCACTGCGCAGCAGGCCGGTATCCGCATTGTGACCGGGGATACCAAGGTGGTGCAGCGCGGCGCGGCCGACAAAGTGTTTATCAACACCGCCGGTATTGGGGTGATCCCGCCGGGCCTGGATTGGGCAGCGCAAAATATCCGCGCCGGTGACGCAGTGATTGTCAGCGGTACGCTCGGCGATCACGGAGCGACGATCCTCAATCTGCGGGAAAAGCTGGGCATGTCGCTGGATGTGGTCAGCGATTGCGCGGTGCTATCACCATTGATCGCGCCATTGCGTGGCATTAACGGCGTGCGAGCCATGCGCGATGCTACCCGTGGTGGAGTGAACGCCATTTTGCATGAGTTTGCTCGTGCGGCGGGCGTGGGGATTGAAGTTGAAGAGAACCTGTTACCGATAGCGCCGGCAGTGCGAGGGATTTGCGAGTTGCTGGGGCTGGATGCCATCAACTTTGCCAACGAGGGCAAGCTGGTGGTGGTGGCCGCGCCGGAAGCCGAACAGGCGGTACTGGCTGCGTTACAGGCGCATCCGCTGGGCAAGGCCGCGGCATTGATTGGCCGGGTGACTGCCGGACGACAAGTGAGGCTGCAGGGCGCTTATGGCATCAGCCGCCTGCTGGATTTGCCGCATGCCGAACCTTTGCCGCGCATTTGTTGA
- a CDS encoding ChrR Cupin-like domain, with product MHKRTLATLHYEKMPYDGVYYHILKREAQGHTALLKLDAGSHQSARMHPGWVKLMVLSGELKIGDQTLQAHEMLMIPAKTAYTVDAITEVFCLAISELDGVELAR from the coding sequence ATGCATAAAAGAACACTGGCGACACTGCACTACGAGAAAATGCCTTACGATGGAGTGTATTACCATATCTTGAAACGTGAGGCGCAGGGGCACACGGCGCTGTTGAAACTTGATGCTGGCAGTCATCAGTCAGCCAGAATGCATCCGGGCTGGGTCAAACTGATGGTCCTGTCCGGTGAGCTGAAAATTGGCGATCAGACTCTACAGGCTCATGAGATGTTGATGATCCCGGCTAAAACCGCCTACACGGTGGATGCCATCACTGAAGTATTCTGCCTGGCCATCTCTGAACTGGACGGAGTGGAACTGGCCCGCTAG
- the fhlA_2 gene encoding Formate hydrogenlyase transcriptional activator: MSNAQLEKQELLETTRTLLSQHSFADLLRQLRQVLQRQQLADHVTLVLFDLHSERVSFHGLDAQRQPVIYQDETLLANGPVSRLRQSPLPQRWQSEDLHARYPQINALALYLPFNQYCLMPLHAGGSLIGGCELLRSSSQPFSDASLVQLQTLMELVALAVEQIRLREQAENRQRQLCHERDDYRVLVDVTNAVLSKLDLDDLIGEISTEIHRFFKIDAISMVLCVDKTDRVTIYSTHYLQDDVVERQQYSVALAGTLSEQVMQSGEMLLLNLKHSDRLSAYERQLFDLWQDQIQTLCLLPLVFGNKTLGVLKLAQCQPDNFNAANLRVLQQIAERIAIAVDNALAYQEISRLKESLVHENLYLTEQINGNNPDFGEIVGRSVVMSAVLKQVEMVAKSDCSVLILGETGTGKELIARAIHNLSERRDQRMVKMNCAVMPTGLLESDLFGHEKGSFTGATNQRMGRFELADKGTLFLDEVGEIPVELQPKLLRVLQEREFERVGGNKVISVDVRLIAATNRDLQQMVADREFRSDLFYRLNVFPIVIPPLRERPEDIPQLVKFLTYKNRASDEVHHRQHSGGDAAPAESNALAGQCARAGECHRTGSIADAWHGT; encoded by the coding sequence ATGTCGAATGCTCAATTAGAAAAACAAGAATTACTTGAAACGACCCGCACGCTGCTCAGTCAGCACAGCTTCGCCGATTTGTTACGGCAGCTGCGCCAGGTGCTGCAACGTCAGCAACTGGCAGACCATGTGACGCTGGTGCTGTTTGATTTGCACAGTGAGCGGGTCAGCTTTCATGGGCTGGATGCGCAACGGCAGCCGGTCATCTATCAGGATGAGACTTTGCTGGCCAATGGGCCGGTGAGCCGACTGCGACAAAGCCCGTTGCCGCAGCGCTGGCAGAGCGAAGATCTGCATGCGCGTTATCCGCAAATCAACGCCCTGGCGCTGTATCTGCCGTTTAACCAATATTGCCTGATGCCGCTGCACGCAGGCGGTAGCCTGATCGGCGGTTGTGAACTGTTACGCAGTAGTTCGCAACCCTTCAGTGATGCCAGTCTGGTGCAGTTGCAGACCCTGATGGAATTGGTTGCGCTGGCGGTGGAACAGATCAGGTTGCGTGAGCAGGCGGAAAACCGCCAACGTCAGTTATGCCATGAGCGTGACGATTACCGCGTTTTGGTCGACGTCACCAACGCAGTATTATCGAAACTCGATCTGGATGATTTGATTGGCGAAATATCTACCGAGATCCACCGTTTTTTCAAGATCGATGCCATCAGCATGGTGCTATGCGTCGATAAAACCGATCGGGTGACCATCTATTCCACCCACTATTTGCAAGACGACGTGGTTGAACGTCAGCAGTACAGCGTGGCACTGGCCGGTACCTTATCCGAACAGGTGATGCAGAGTGGGGAAATGCTGCTGCTCAATCTGAAGCATTCCGATCGTCTGTCGGCTTATGAACGCCAACTGTTCGATCTCTGGCAGGATCAAATCCAAACGCTGTGCCTCTTGCCGCTGGTGTTTGGCAACAAGACCCTGGGCGTATTGAAGCTGGCGCAATGCCAGCCGGACAACTTCAACGCCGCCAATCTGCGGGTGTTGCAGCAGATCGCCGAGCGTATCGCCATCGCGGTGGACAACGCGTTGGCCTACCAGGAAATCAGCCGACTCAAAGAGAGCCTGGTGCATGAAAACCTCTATCTGACCGAGCAAATCAACGGCAACAACCCGGACTTTGGTGAGATTGTCGGGCGCAGCGTGGTGATGTCTGCGGTGCTTAAACAGGTTGAAATGGTGGCGAAAAGCGACTGTTCGGTGCTGATCCTCGGCGAAACCGGCACCGGTAAAGAGTTGATTGCCCGCGCTATCCACAACCTGAGCGAGCGACGTGACCAGCGCATGGTGAAAATGAACTGTGCGGTGATGCCGACCGGGCTGTTGGAAAGCGATCTGTTTGGTCATGAAAAAGGCTCATTCACCGGCGCAACCAACCAGCGGATGGGGCGCTTTGAGCTGGCGGATAAAGGAACGCTGTTTCTGGATGAAGTGGGTGAAATCCCGGTGGAACTGCAGCCTAAACTGCTACGAGTGCTGCAGGAAAGGGAGTTTGAACGGGTAGGCGGCAACAAGGTGATTTCGGTGGATGTGCGCCTGATTGCCGCCACCAACCGTGACCTGCAGCAAATGGTGGCCGACCGGGAGTTTCGCAGTGACCTTTTTTACCGGCTGAACGTGTTCCCGATCGTCATCCCGCCATTGCGTGAACGGCCGGAAGACATCCCGCAATTGGTGAAGTTTCTCACCTACAAAAATCGCGCGTCGGATGAAGTGCACCATCGACAGCATTCCGGCGGAGACGCTGCGCCTGCTGAGTCAAATGCCCTGGCCGGGCAATGTGCGCGAGCTGGAGAATGTCATCGAACGGGCAGTATTGCTGACGCGTGGCACGGTACTTAA
- the fhlA_1 gene encoding Formate hydrogenlyase transcriptional activator: MRELENVIERAVLLTRGTVLNLELPELRYPVPSMALPLPSAEPVQAGEDDRERIIRVLKETNGVVAGPRGAAQRLGIKRTTLLSRMKKWGIAVR, translated from the coding sequence GTGCGCGAGCTGGAGAATGTCATCGAACGGGCAGTATTGCTGACGCGTGGCACGGTACTTAACCTGGAGTTGCCGGAGCTGCGCTATCCGGTGCCGTCGATGGCCTTACCCTTGCCCTCGGCAGAGCCTGTCCAGGCGGGTGAGGACGATCGCGAGCGGATTATCCGCGTATTGAAAGAAACCAACGGTGTGGTTGCCGGCCCACGTGGCGCCGCGCAGCGCCTGGGTATCAAGCGCACTACGCTGCTTTCACGCATGAAAAAGTGGGGGATTGCGGTCAGGTAA